The Nicotiana tabacum cultivar K326 chromosome 14, ASM71507v2, whole genome shotgun sequence genome contains a region encoding:
- the LOC107778022 gene encoding glycine-rich protein-like produces the protein MGSKAFLFLGLCLAIYFLISSEVVAAELAEISNSMKLDNENEVHVGGRGGYNGVGGDGHHGGGRGRVVRRRRRHRYIIRRCRYGCCKKGYNGCKRCCSYAGEATDKVIEALPHN, from the exons ATGGGTTCTAAGGCATTTCTGTTTCTTGGCCTTTGTTTGGCTATTTATTTCCTGATAAGCTCCGAGGTTGTAGCTGCGGAGTTGGCTGAGATTTCCAACT CAATGAAATTGGATAACGAGAATGAAGTACACGTTGGCGGACGTGGCGGATACAATGGCGTTGGTGGTGATGGACATCATGGTGGTGGTCGCGGCCGTGTTgttcgtcgtcgtcgtcgtcatcGTTATATAATTAGGAGATGCCGCTATGGTTGCTGCAAGAAAGGTTACAATGGTTGCAAAAGGTGTTGTTCCTACGCAGGTGAGGCCACGGATAAAGTCATTGAAGCCCTGCCTCACAACTGA